In candidate division KSB1 bacterium, a single genomic region encodes these proteins:
- a CDS encoding class I SAM-dependent methyltransferase: protein MIQERVMPEGEHASDELMISHHMARYEWAIGSSQVRGRDVLDLGCGEGYGTSLLREAGFQTTGMDIDSEIVERARQKYSGEFVQGDIRKLPLPDARFDSVVCFEVIEHIELDPRAFTEMFRVIKPGGRLIISTPNIKTYSEAGKNPYHFHEFTRQEMVDQLKAAGFGAIEFYGQGSAHPLITGFYQKSWLVWYLRAKRAVGLAGPRFPRKWVHAAEKVMTGRSSADWKQEQIWSFGKDDEQAEMMLFVAQK from the coding sequence ATGATTCAGGAACGAGTGATGCCCGAAGGCGAACACGCCAGTGATGAACTGATGATCTCGCATCACATGGCCCGCTATGAATGGGCCATCGGTAGCTCGCAGGTTCGCGGACGCGACGTACTTGACCTCGGCTGCGGCGAAGGTTACGGAACCAGTCTGCTGCGCGAGGCGGGCTTCCAGACCACCGGGATGGACATCGACTCCGAAATCGTCGAACGGGCGCGACAGAAATACTCCGGCGAGTTCGTGCAGGGAGATATCCGAAAGCTCCCGCTGCCGGACGCCCGGTTCGACTCGGTGGTTTGTTTCGAAGTGATTGAGCATATCGAACTCGATCCGCGGGCCTTTACCGAAATGTTCCGGGTGATCAAGCCCGGCGGCCGGCTCATCATCAGCACGCCGAACATCAAGACCTACAGCGAAGCGGGCAAGAATCCCTACCACTTTCACGAATTCACGCGACAAGAAATGGTCGATCAGCTGAAGGCGGCAGGGTTCGGAGCCATCGAGTTCTACGGCCAGGGCTCGGCGCATCCATTGATCACCGGATTCTATCAAAAATCATGGCTGGTGTGGTACCTGCGGGCAAAACGCGCCGTCGGACTTGCCGGCCCGCGCTTTCCCCGCAAGTGGGTGCATGCCGCCGAAAAGGTCATGACCGGACGCAGCAGCGCCGACTGGAAGCAGGAACAGATCTGGTCGTTCGGCAAGGATGATGAACAAGCGGAAATGATGCTGTTCGTCGCGCAGAAATAA
- the sppA gene encoding signal peptide peptidase SppA, translating to MKGKACCWILGVLVALFLLFFGTVVGIVALVMKSTGGAAPVVEKDSYLVMDLTGYVEEHRQLPKLRLFGTGGAPSLAEILTTLDHAQDDPNIAGLILRPTGAAGFADLREIREAVVRFKASGKPVYAYLELATDRDYYLASVADSIIAYPGRSAGLVFEGLGRSSTYLKRTFEKFGLKFHVIHVGDFKGAFENLGADSMSAPLRASLQALYDDLFATYVSETDASRSPGARFEQELLSGDHLLITGPEALDKQLVDRNADWMEFENQLGNGEELSTTSVARYARSLPRVHGDHIAVLFAEGEISYTPDGVPTIDRSEGINSDDMVERLHELAEDDRVKAVVLRVNSQGGSALASDIILREVLRLKAKKSVVVSMGSVAASGGYYISCGADWIVAQPNTVTGSIGVVSVLPSAEGLYRKAEARVETVRRGKWAEFFRLDKDLTAEQRAVLMQISTGIYDEFVQYVATGRKLEVEQVHAVAQGRVWTGKQALDRKLVDQLGGLDVAVAKAAELAGMDSAAVQLRFYPEEQDWFTYLSRRLNLSAQSVWTRLWIGPEEAAIRQAADLLRNFATRREFVQATLPIEVDY from the coding sequence ATGAAAGGCAAAGCTTGCTGTTGGATTTTGGGGGTCTTGGTTGCCTTGTTCCTGCTCTTCTTTGGGACGGTGGTCGGCATCGTGGCCCTCGTGATGAAGTCCACGGGTGGCGCCGCCCCGGTTGTCGAGAAGGACAGCTATCTGGTCATGGACCTGACGGGCTATGTTGAGGAGCATCGGCAGCTGCCCAAACTTCGACTGTTCGGAACGGGCGGCGCGCCCAGTTTGGCCGAGATCCTGACGACCCTCGACCACGCCCAAGACGACCCGAACATCGCCGGTCTGATCCTGCGACCAACCGGTGCCGCGGGGTTCGCGGATCTGCGCGAAATTCGTGAAGCCGTCGTCAGATTCAAGGCCTCGGGCAAACCGGTCTATGCCTATCTTGAGCTCGCCACGGACCGTGATTACTATCTCGCGTCGGTGGCGGACTCGATCATCGCCTATCCCGGCAGGTCCGCCGGATTGGTGTTTGAAGGACTGGGACGGTCAAGTACCTACCTGAAGCGAACGTTCGAAAAGTTCGGGCTCAAGTTCCACGTCATTCACGTGGGCGATTTCAAAGGTGCATTTGAGAATCTCGGAGCGGATAGCATGTCCGCGCCGTTGCGGGCCAGCCTGCAAGCGCTCTACGACGACCTGTTTGCAACCTATGTTAGCGAAACCGATGCCTCGCGCTCGCCCGGCGCCAGGTTCGAGCAGGAACTGTTGTCCGGCGATCACCTGTTGATCACAGGTCCGGAGGCCCTCGACAAGCAGCTTGTGGACCGGAATGCGGACTGGATGGAGTTCGAGAATCAGCTCGGCAACGGTGAAGAGCTGTCCACAACTTCGGTGGCCCGTTACGCGCGTTCGTTGCCGCGTGTACATGGCGATCATATTGCGGTGCTGTTCGCCGAGGGCGAGATTTCCTACACGCCGGACGGGGTGCCGACCATCGACCGCTCTGAAGGGATCAACTCGGACGACATGGTCGAACGTCTGCACGAACTCGCGGAGGACGATCGCGTCAAAGCGGTGGTGCTGCGTGTCAATTCGCAGGGCGGCTCGGCGCTCGCCTCCGATATTATTCTGCGCGAAGTCTTGCGTCTGAAAGCAAAGAAGTCCGTTGTGGTCTCGATGGGCAGTGTCGCCGCTTCCGGAGGGTACTACATCTCGTGCGGCGCCGATTGGATCGTTGCGCAGCCCAATACCGTGACCGGTTCGATCGGCGTCGTGTCCGTGCTGCCCTCCGCGGAGGGGCTCTACCGCAAGGCCGAAGCTCGCGTCGAGACCGTGCGCCGCGGGAAATGGGCCGAATTCTTTCGCCTTGACAAAGACCTGACCGCCGAGCAACGCGCGGTACTCATGCAGATTTCGACGGGCATCTACGACGAATTCGTGCAGTACGTGGCCACCGGGCGCAAGCTCGAAGTGGAGCAGGTGCACGCCGTGGCGCAGGGACGGGTCTGGACCGGAAAACAGGCGCTTGACCGAAAGCTGGTCGATCAACTCGGCGGGCTCGACGTGGCCGTCGCAAAGGCGGCTGAACTTGCCGGAATGGACAGCGCCGCCGTGCAACTTCGGTTCTATCCCGAGGAACAGGATTGGTTCACCTATCTCTCGCGCCGCCTCAATCTGAGCGCGCAATCCGTCTGGACGCGACTGTGGATTGGACCCGAGGAAGCGGCGATCCGGCAGGCGGCGGACTTGCTGCGGAATTTCGCCACCCGACGCGAGTTCGTGCAGGCAACGCTGCCGATCGAGGTTGACTACTGA
- a CDS encoding polysaccharide biosynthesis C-terminal domain-containing protein, producing the protein MNRDLAVRVVGSLAVKALPAIYGAGFILFVLRVVPLEDFGRYSITIAFVNLVAGLSRGLWSASLVGSSALGRQEDVLGPVFWFGLATAAAGGLTGLILLPFLNVGHSMAAIAAVMLVVLVPRDIAFGLAQAQSRVVVAFLIEAGYFIGSLSVFMLLATRDKLDSAEMALTANVVAALLALIVGICFYPTLLKPRLSGKFREVYRNARWYGLLTVSDMALQQGDALIGGVFFSPAQLAPYLAARTLLKFYTLFSQAINFVAFPVAARLAAAGQFRLLKRRLRQSLGGLLVALLPVNIVIYLTADSIFPWLLGAKYLAAIPFFRALLVITFLEPIYSVVANAMVAAGRAPAIALPLVSGILINLALNLTLIPLWGIQGMVAVLLLTFAYLAGFMYWRIKTSFYTNEQPVLEAR; encoded by the coding sequence GTGAATCGTGACCTCGCCGTCCGTGTGGTCGGATCGCTCGCGGTCAAGGCGCTGCCGGCGATCTATGGCGCGGGGTTCATCCTGTTCGTGCTGCGCGTGGTGCCGCTCGAAGATTTCGGTCGCTACTCGATCACCATCGCCTTCGTGAATCTCGTCGCGGGGCTGTCGCGCGGACTGTGGTCGGCGTCGCTGGTCGGAAGTTCGGCGCTGGGCCGACAGGAAGACGTCTTGGGACCCGTCTTCTGGTTCGGCCTCGCGACCGCGGCGGCCGGGGGCCTGACGGGTCTGATCCTCCTGCCGTTCCTGAATGTCGGACACTCGATGGCGGCGATCGCGGCCGTAATGCTCGTGGTCCTCGTGCCGCGCGATATCGCATTCGGGCTGGCGCAGGCACAGAGCCGGGTCGTCGTCGCATTCCTCATCGAGGCCGGGTACTTCATCGGCTCGCTCTCGGTGTTCATGCTGCTGGCCACCCGCGACAAGTTGGACTCGGCGGAGATGGCGCTCACGGCGAACGTCGTCGCCGCACTGCTGGCGCTGATCGTCGGCATCTGCTTCTATCCGACTTTGCTGAAACCGCGGTTGAGCGGCAAGTTCCGTGAGGTCTATCGCAATGCCCGCTGGTACGGCCTGCTGACCGTCAGCGATATGGCGCTCCAGCAAGGCGACGCGCTGATCGGCGGAGTATTTTTCAGCCCGGCACAGCTCGCGCCGTACCTCGCCGCGCGGACCCTGCTGAAATTCTACACGCTATTCTCGCAGGCGATCAACTTTGTCGCCTTCCCGGTCGCCGCGCGGCTGGCCGCGGCCGGGCAATTCCGCCTCCTGAAACGCCGGCTGCGACAGTCATTGGGCGGTTTGCTGGTCGCCCTGCTGCCGGTAAACATCGTGATCTATCTCACGGCCGACTCGATCTTCCCCTGGTTGTTGGGTGCGAAATATCTGGCGGCGATTCCGTTTTTTCGCGCCTTGCTGGTGATCACCTTCCTCGAACCGATTTACAGCGTCGTTGCGAACGCGATGGTTGCGGCTGGACGCGCGCCGGCGATCGCGCTCCCGCTCGTCTCGGGAATCCTGATCAATCTCGCGCTGAATCTGACGCTCATCCCGCTGTGGGGCATTCAAGGCATGGTCGCGGTGCTGCTGCTGACCTTTGCCTATCTCGCCGGGTTCATGTATTGGCGGATCAAGACCTCTTTTTACACCAACGAGCAGCCGGTGCTCGAAGCGCGCTGA